From a region of the Equus przewalskii isolate Varuska chromosome 2, EquPr2, whole genome shotgun sequence genome:
- the GNB1 gene encoding guanine nucleotide-binding protein G(I)/G(S)/G(T) subunit beta-1: MSELDQLRQEAEQLKNQIRDARKACADATLSQITNNIDPVGRIQMRTRRTLRGHLAKIYAMHWGTDSRLLVSASQDGKLIIWDSYTTNKVHAIPLRSSWVMTCAYAPSGNYVACGGLDNICSIYNLKTREGNVRVSRELAGHTGYLSCCRFLDDNQIVTSSGDTTCALWDIETGQQTTTFTGHTGDVMSLSLAPDARLFVSGACDASAKLWDVREGMCRQTFTGHESDINAICFFPNGNAFATGSDDATCRLFDLRADQELMTYSHDNIICGITSVSFSKSGRLLLAGYDDFNCNVWDALKADRAGVLAGHDNRVSCLGVTDDGMAVATGSWDSFLKIWN; the protein is encoded by the exons ATGAGTGAACTTGACCAGTTACGGCAGGAGGCTGAGCAGCTTAAAAACCAAATTAGA GATGCCAGGAAAGCGTGTGCAGATGCAACTCTTTCTCAG ATCACAAACAACATCGACCCTGTGGGAAGAATCCAGATGCGCACCAGGAGAACGCTGAGGGGACACTTGGCCAAGATTTATGCCATGCACTGGGGCACGGATTCCAG GCTTCTAGTTAGTGCTTCACAGGATGGTAAACTTATCATCTGGGATAGCTACACCACAAACAAG GTCCATGCCATCCCTCTGCGCTCCTCGTGGGTCATGACCTGTGCATACGCCCCTTCTGGGAACTATGTGGCCTGCGGTGGCCTGGATAACATCTGCTCCATTTACAATCTGAAAACTCGTGAAGGGAATGTACGTGTGAGCCGTGAACTGGCCGGACATACAG GTTACCTGTCCTGCTGCCGCTTCCTGGATGACAATCAGATCGTCACCAGCTCTGGAGACACCACCTG TGCTCTGTGGGACATCGAGACCGGCCAGCAGACGACCACGTTCACTGGACACACCGGGGATGTTATGAGCCTTTCTCTCGCTCCTGATGCCAGACTGTTTGTTTCTGGTGCTTGTGATGCTTCAGCCAAACTCTGGGATGTGCGAGAAGGGATGTGCCGGCAAACTTTCACCGGCCACGAATCTGACATCAATGCCATCTGT ttctttccAAATGGCAACGCATTTGCCACTGGCTCAGATGACGCTACCTGCAGGCTGTTTGACCTTCGTGCGGATCAGGAGCTCATGACTTATTCCCATGACAACATCATATGTGGGATAACCTCCGTGTCCTTCTCCAAGAGCGGGCGCCTCCTCCTCGCAGGGTACGACGACTTCAACTGCAACGTCTGGGACGCGCTCAAAGCCGACAGGGCTG GTGTCTTGGCTGGGCATGACAACCGTGTCAGCTGCCTGGGGGTGACTGATGACGGGATGGCCGTGGCAACGGGGTCCTGGGACAGCTTCCTCAAGATCTGGAACTAG